Proteins from a genomic interval of Haemorhous mexicanus isolate bHaeMex1 chromosome Z, bHaeMex1.pri, whole genome shotgun sequence:
- the ACAA2 gene encoding 3-ketoacyl-CoA thiolase, mitochondrial — MCGAGGRERHSAGRGVAMALLRGVFIVAAKRTPFGTYGGLLKDFSATDLTEHAARAALAAGKVPPEIIDSVVVGNVMQSSSDAIYIARHVGLRVGVPISVPALTVNRLCGSGFQSIANGCQEICLNESEVVLCGGAESMSQAPYAVRKVRFGTRLGAELKLEDTLWEALTDTHVKIPMAVTAENLAAKYSISREDCDRYALKTQQRCKAANDAGYFKAEMAPIEVKTKKGKESMQKDEHPKPQTTMEQLTKLPCVFKKDGTVTAGNASGVCDGAGAVILASESALKKHSLTPLARVVAYHSAGCDPSIMGIGPVPAITEVLKKAGLTLKDMDLVEVNEAFAPQYLAVEKVLGLDPEKTNVNGGAIAIGHPLGASGSRITAHLVHELRRRGGKYAVGSACIGGGQGIAVLIENTA; from the exons GTGTGTTCATCGTGGCAGCCAAGCGCACTCCCTTCGGCACTTACGGGGGGCTGCTCAAGGACTTCTCGGCCACCGACCTGACGGAGCATGCCGCTCGAGCCGCGCTGGCCGCGGGCAAGGTGCCCCCCGAGATCATCGACAGCGTCGTCGTGGGCAACGTCATGCAG agctcttcAGATGCCATCTACATTGCAAGACACGTTGGTTTGCGAGTGGGAGTTCCCATATCTGTCCCAGCCCTCACTGTCAACAGGCTCTGTGGCTCTGGCTTCCAGTCCATTGCCAATGGCTGTCAG GAAATTTGCCTGAATGAGTCAGAAGTTGTTCTGTGTGGCGGAGCTGAGAGCATGAGCCAGGCTCCTTACGCGGTTCGGAAGGTTCGGTTCGGAACCAGATTAGGAGCAGAACTCAAG CTGGAAGACACCTTGTGGGAAGCCCTAACAGATACACATGTTAAAATCCCTATGGCAGTGACAGCTGAGAACCTGGCTGCAAAATACAGCATCTCCCGGGAGGACTGCGACCGCTACGCGCTCAAAACCCAGCAGAGGTGCAAAGCTG CTAATGATGCTGGCTACTTTAAGGCTGAGATGGCACCAATTGAGGTGAAGACAAAAAAGGGTAAAGAAAGCATGCAAAAGGAcgagcaccccaaaccccagaccACCATGGAACAGCTGACAAAACTCCCATGTGTCTTTAAAAAGGATGGAACAGTCACGGCTGGGAATGCTTCA GGTGTGTGTGATGGAGCTGGTGCAGTCATCCTTGCCAGTGAATCAGCACTTAAAAAGCACAGTCTCACTCCTCTGGCAAGAGTAGTAGCTTATCACTCAGCTGGCTGTGACCCTTCCATCATGGGCATTG GCCCTGTACCTGCAATTACAGAGGTTTTGAAGAAGGCAGGACTGACCCTGAAGGATATGGATTTGGTAGAG GTAAATGAGGCATTTGCACCTCAGTATCTGGCTGTGGAAAAGGTGTTGGGCCTTGACCCTGAAAAAACGAACGTCAACGGAGGTGCCATCGCCATCGGCCACCCTCTGGGGGCCTCGGGCTCACGGATCACAGCTCACCTGGTGCATGAATTAAG GCGCCGTGGTGGGAAGTACGCGGTCGGGTCAGCGTGCATCGGCGGAGGGCAAGGCATTGCTGTGCTCATTGAGAACACAGCCTGA